Proteins found in one Nitrosopumilus maritimus SCM1 genomic segment:
- a CDS encoding nicotinamide-nucleotide adenylyltransferase, whose amino-acid sequence MNGLLIGRFQPFHLGHLEALRFALSKVDKLWLGLGSSNKPTEKNNPFSAEERKEMILSSIDDSMKEKISIYFIPDLDNHVRWIKKIDAIVPDFDIVFSNDELTNHLYSKRDVQVLSIPFLKRDELSGTNVRDLIISDQNWNALVPKGTENFLISNNAKERLKNL is encoded by the coding sequence ATGAATGGATTACTAATAGGACGATTCCAACCTTTCCATTTGGGTCATCTTGAAGCATTACGATTTGCTTTATCAAAAGTTGATAAATTATGGCTAGGTTTGGGAAGTTCAAACAAACCTACTGAAAAGAATAATCCTTTCTCAGCTGAAGAACGTAAAGAAATGATTCTATCATCAATAGATGATTCCATGAAAGAAAAAATTTCAATCTATTTCATTCCTGACTTGGATAATCATGTAAGATGGATTAAAAAAATAGATGCCATAGTTCCAGATTTTGATATTGTGTTTTCAAATGATGAATTAACTAATCATCTGTATTCAAAACGAGATGTCCAAGTACTGTCAATTCCTTTTTTGAAAAGAGACGAATTATCTGGAACAAATGTCAGGGATTTGATAATTAGCGATCAGAATTGGAATGCACTAGTTCCCAAAGGCACAGAAAATTTTTTGATATCTAATAATGCCAAAGAACGTCTAAAAAATCTCTAA
- a CDS encoding CopD family protein, giving the protein MAAIEQAILTWIHLVAAAIWVGGSLFIGIVFSPLLKTMTNSIEERMQIMIRVGRRFNKVAVPSLIILMATGLYSSHVLLSKPELLVATSYGTFLIIKILLVIALIITYIVHVRVIRKDVEDKIMSNQMPEPQIQKLRKKIIILGEITVVLSVAILFFAALLDAGV; this is encoded by the coding sequence ATGGCAGCAATAGAGCAAGCAATTCTTACTTGGATTCATCTTGTTGCAGCTGCAATTTGGGTAGGTGGATCATTATTCATTGGAATAGTTTTTTCTCCTCTTCTCAAAACTATGACAAACTCAATTGAAGAAAGAATGCAAATTATGATTCGTGTTGGAAGACGATTTAACAAAGTAGCTGTCCCTTCATTAATTATTTTGATGGCAACAGGATTGTATAGTTCTCATGTGTTACTAAGTAAACCAGAACTTCTTGTTGCAACAAGTTATGGAACTTTTCTTATAATCAAGATACTTCTTGTAATTGCACTAATTATTACATACATTGTTCATGTTCGAGTAATTCGAAAAGATGTTGAAGATAAAATAATGTCAAACCAAATGCCTGAACCTCAAATTCAAAAATTAAGAAAAAAAATCATTATTCTTGGAGAAATTACTGTAGTTCTATCTGTAGCAATACTATTCTTTGCAGCATTACTTGATGCTGGAGTATGA
- the rtcA gene encoding RNA 3'-terminal phosphate cyclase — protein sequence MDFLKINGAHGEGGGQIIRSAITLSCITKQPIHIENIRKNRKVSGLKPQHLTAIKILKKISDCKVIGDEIGSTELKFIPGEIKSSKLSEDVGTAGSISLILQVLIPIVAISQKNLEISIKGGTDVQWSPTMFYTQHILREVYSRMGINFSFELKKRGYYPKGNGEVNLEINPSNVKAISLSKRKTNRVKILCTFSKIPNEKIESEIKKIKEKLNESFVVDVEIKEEALDSGASLLVYSIDENSIIGIDSLFDKKIESFDVDLDGFLEDIAVDENLADMIVVPASVAKGKTIFQVKKITKHLETNLFVTSKISGCKYGIGKLPNGFEVIIEGTSYSSIK from the coding sequence ATGGATTTTTTAAAAATTAATGGAGCACATGGTGAAGGAGGAGGACAAATAATTCGTTCTGCAATTACTCTTTCATGTATTACAAAACAACCAATTCACATTGAGAATATTAGGAAAAATAGAAAAGTTTCTGGATTAAAACCTCAACATCTTACAGCAATTAAAATTCTAAAAAAAATTTCAGATTGTAAAGTAATTGGTGATGAAATTGGTTCTACGGAATTAAAATTCATTCCAGGAGAAATTAAAAGTTCAAAATTATCTGAAGATGTAGGAACAGCAGGAAGTATTTCACTAATTTTACAAGTTTTAATTCCAATAGTAGCAATATCACAAAAGAATCTTGAGATTTCAATCAAAGGTGGTACAGATGTACAATGGAGTCCAACAATGTTCTATACACAACATATTTTGAGAGAAGTATATTCAAGAATGGGGATTAATTTTTCATTTGAATTAAAGAAGAGGGGATACTATCCAAAAGGAAATGGAGAAGTTAATTTAGAAATTAATCCATCAAACGTTAAAGCAATTTCATTATCAAAAAGAAAAACAAATCGGGTAAAAATTCTATGTACATTTTCAAAAATTCCAAATGAAAAAATTGAAAGTGAAATTAAAAAAATTAAAGAAAAACTAAATGAAAGTTTTGTTGTTGACGTAGAAATCAAAGAAGAAGCATTAGACTCTGGTGCGTCTTTATTAGTTTACAGTATTGATGAGAATTCAATTATAGGAATTGATTCATTATTTGATAAAAAAATAGAGAGTTTTGACGTAGATCTTGATGGATTTTTAGAAGATATAGCAGTGGATGAGAATCTGGCAGACATGATTGTAGTTCCAGCAAGTGTGGCCAAAGGCAAGACAATCTTTCAAGTCAAAAAAATTACAAAACACTTGGAAACCAACTTGTTTGTAACATCAAAAATTTCTGGTTGCAAATATGGAATAGGCAAATTACCTAATGGTTTTGAAGTAATTATTGAAGGAACATCATACTCCAGCATCAAGTAA
- a CDS encoding pyridoxal-phosphate-dependent aminotransferase family protein: MEYLSMLPGPTNVPNRVMRAMLAPIINHRSDDFVELYTDVVDKTQQVFETKNDIVALSASGTGAVEAGVVNLVKKGDKVIIPVNGEFSNRLSQLIEGQGANVVKLETPPGQNATFDQVKEAFDNNKDVKAFYVVHNETSTGTMVNYLDRISDLTSRNDAFYVVDSVSLLGGAPLPVDKWGVDVCMTGAQKAIAAPPGISPISVSPRAKKYMQENPPNTMYFNLARYFKYYDEEKHTPFTPALPLLYAYREALAILLEEGLQNVFTRHKVCSDALYSGLSAMGLSPFAKEEDRSISIVALNYLDGLEDKIFRNTLANKFKVLVAGGFGNLKGKVFRVGCMGEVSPYHVMRTISAISSTLAMMGYEVDAQAGLKTAEEKLKSL, from the coding sequence ATGGAATATCTTTCAATGCTTCCAGGACCAACAAACGTACCTAATCGCGTTATGAGAGCAATGTTAGCACCAATCATCAACCACAGAAGTGATGATTTTGTTGAATTATACACTGATGTAGTTGACAAAACTCAACAAGTCTTTGAAACTAAAAATGATATTGTAGCATTGTCCGCATCTGGAACTGGTGCAGTTGAAGCCGGTGTTGTTAATTTAGTTAAGAAAGGCGATAAAGTAATCATTCCAGTAAACGGTGAATTTAGTAATAGACTATCTCAATTAATTGAAGGTCAAGGAGCAAACGTTGTAAAACTTGAAACTCCTCCAGGACAAAATGCAACTTTTGATCAAGTAAAAGAAGCATTTGACAATAACAAAGATGTTAAGGCATTCTATGTTGTTCATAATGAAACTTCAACAGGAACAATGGTAAACTATCTTGATAGAATATCTGACTTAACCTCAAGAAATGATGCTTTCTATGTAGTAGACTCTGTATCACTCTTAGGAGGAGCGCCACTTCCAGTTGATAAATGGGGTGTTGATGTATGTATGACTGGAGCACAAAAAGCAATTGCAGCTCCTCCAGGAATTTCTCCAATCTCTGTTAGTCCAAGAGCTAAAAAATACATGCAAGAAAACCCACCAAATACAATGTATTTCAATCTAGCAAGATACTTCAAATATTATGATGAGGAAAAACACACTCCTTTCACACCAGCATTACCTTTACTTTATGCATACAGAGAAGCATTAGCAATTTTACTTGAAGAAGGACTACAAAATGTATTCACCAGACACAAAGTTTGTTCAGATGCATTATACTCTGGACTTAGTGCTATGGGATTATCTCCATTTGCAAAAGAAGAAGATCGTTCAATCTCTATTGTTGCACTAAACTATCTTGATGGTCTTGAAGACAAGATATTTAGAAATACACTTGCAAACAAATTCAAAGTTCTTGTTGCAGGCGGATTTGGAAATCTCAAAGGTAAAGTGTTTAGAGTTGGATGTATGGGTGAAGTTAGTCCATATCATGTAATGAGAACAATCTCTGCAATTTCATCAACATTAGCAATGATGGGATATGAAGTAGATGCTCAAGCAGGACTAAAGACTGCTGAAGAAAAACTAAAGTCTCTCTAA